A portion of the Krasilnikovia cinnamomea genome contains these proteins:
- a CDS encoding beta-glucosidase family protein yields MAQYDEVIEPLLAQLDLSEKVSLLTGADFWSVPGLPRIGLGSLIMSDGPVGVRGTGWAPDDPSITLPSPTALAASWDPDLARTAGLVLGQESRRKGVHLLLGPTVNLQRTPLGGRHFECYSEDPLLSGEIGAGFVAGVQAHGVGTTVKHLVGNDFETDRMTVDVRIGERALRELYLAPFERAVAAGSWAVMSAYNAVNGLPMASNGPLQSGVLKREWGFDGVVVSDWRAARSTVDAALGGLDVAMPAMENPWGERLVAAVRSGEVPEDVVDDKVRRVLRLAARVGLLDGVPPAVSAPPADLDGDAVAHEVATRSFVLARNENFTLPLEPAALTRVAVIGALALDARVLGGGSAQVTPPHVVSPLEGLGRALSGVDVAYAVGADPRPFLPAARGTEWGEGFTVTLTGGRAHVFTLPSAALRWIGDLPGGLAPADVTALELRAIFTPDDDGEHTFAVSGFGTFELSVGGQTRFAGTLHPAGTGRAELLLSPREHRVGVRLAAGVPVEVVLRQSITAGLAHTVATTLGHRPPGPDADGMIAEAVKIAAESDVAVVVVGTTEQVESEGFDRPSLALPGRQDELVAQVAAANPRTVVVVNAGSPVLLPWADDVAAVLLTWFPGQAAGAALADVLLGVAEPGGRLPTTWPRRAQDCPVLAVDTTGGVVRYDEGVFVGYRGWQRAGRPPRYAFGHGLGYTTWVYESLEVGADEAVVTVLNAGARYGREVVQVYAGPTVPDPQRPRRWLAGFAPVAAHPGERVTVRIPLPERTWQVWDSGWRTVFGAYDVTAAHALDDPRLTATLTLVPAASGI; encoded by the coding sequence ATGGCCCAGTACGACGAGGTGATCGAGCCCCTGCTCGCCCAGCTGGACCTGTCCGAGAAGGTTTCCCTGCTGACCGGCGCGGACTTCTGGTCGGTGCCCGGCCTGCCCCGCATCGGTCTCGGCTCCCTGATCATGTCGGACGGTCCGGTCGGCGTGCGGGGCACCGGCTGGGCCCCGGACGACCCGTCGATCACCCTGCCCAGCCCCACCGCGCTCGCCGCCAGCTGGGATCCGGACCTGGCCCGCACCGCCGGGCTGGTGCTCGGCCAGGAATCGCGGCGCAAGGGCGTGCACCTGCTGCTCGGCCCGACGGTCAACCTGCAGCGCACCCCACTGGGCGGCCGGCACTTCGAGTGCTACTCGGAGGATCCGCTGCTCAGCGGTGAGATCGGGGCGGGGTTCGTGGCCGGGGTCCAGGCGCACGGGGTCGGCACCACGGTCAAGCACCTCGTGGGCAACGACTTCGAGACCGACCGGATGACCGTGGACGTGCGCATCGGCGAGCGGGCGCTGCGCGAGCTGTACCTGGCGCCGTTCGAGCGGGCCGTCGCGGCCGGCTCCTGGGCCGTGATGAGCGCCTACAACGCCGTCAACGGGCTGCCCATGGCCAGCAACGGGCCGCTGCAGAGCGGCGTACTGAAACGGGAGTGGGGCTTCGACGGGGTGGTGGTCTCCGACTGGCGCGCCGCCCGGTCCACGGTCGACGCCGCGCTGGGCGGCCTGGATGTCGCCATGCCCGCGATGGAGAACCCGTGGGGCGAGCGGCTGGTCGCGGCGGTCCGCTCCGGCGAGGTGCCGGAAGACGTCGTCGACGACAAGGTACGGCGGGTGCTGCGCCTCGCCGCCCGCGTCGGCCTCCTGGACGGGGTGCCACCGGCCGTGTCCGCCCCGCCGGCGGACTTGGACGGCGACGCGGTCGCCCACGAGGTCGCGACCCGCTCGTTCGTGCTGGCCCGCAACGAGAACTTCACCCTGCCGCTGGAACCGGCCGCGCTGACCCGGGTCGCGGTGATCGGCGCCCTGGCCCTGGACGCCCGGGTGCTCGGCGGCGGCAGCGCCCAGGTGACGCCGCCGCACGTGGTGTCGCCGTTGGAGGGGCTGGGCCGGGCACTGTCCGGAGTGGACGTCGCGTACGCGGTCGGCGCGGACCCCCGCCCGTTCCTGCCCGCCGCCCGGGGCACCGAGTGGGGTGAGGGGTTCACGGTGACCCTGACCGGCGGCCGGGCGCACGTGTTCACGCTGCCCAGCGCCGCCCTGCGGTGGATCGGCGACCTGCCCGGCGGGCTCGCCCCGGCCGACGTCACCGCGCTGGAACTGCGCGCCATCTTCACCCCGGACGACGACGGCGAGCACACGTTCGCGGTATCCGGCTTCGGCACGTTCGAGTTGTCGGTCGGCGGGCAGACCCGGTTCGCCGGAACCCTGCACCCGGCCGGGACCGGGCGCGCCGAACTGCTGCTGTCCCCGCGCGAGCACCGGGTGGGGGTGCGGCTGGCGGCGGGGGTGCCGGTCGAGGTGGTGCTGCGGCAGAGCATCACAGCCGGGCTGGCGCACACGGTCGCCACCACCCTCGGGCACCGGCCGCCCGGCCCGGACGCCGACGGCATGATCGCCGAGGCCGTGAAGATCGCGGCGGAGTCGGACGTGGCCGTGGTCGTGGTCGGCACCACCGAGCAGGTCGAGTCGGAGGGCTTCGACCGTCCGTCGCTGGCGCTGCCCGGCCGCCAGGACGAGCTGGTGGCGCAGGTCGCGGCGGCCAACCCGCGTACGGTCGTGGTGGTCAACGCGGGCTCACCGGTGCTGCTGCCGTGGGCCGACGACGTGGCCGCGGTGCTGCTGACCTGGTTCCCCGGGCAGGCGGCGGGCGCGGCCCTGGCCGACGTGCTGCTCGGCGTCGCCGAGCCCGGCGGGCGGCTGCCGACGACCTGGCCGCGCCGGGCCCAGGACTGCCCCGTCCTGGCCGTCGACACGACCGGCGGGGTGGTCCGGTACGACGAGGGCGTGTTCGTCGGCTACCGGGGCTGGCAGCGCGCGGGCCGCCCGCCGCGATACGCGTTCGGGCACGGCCTGGGCTACACCACCTGGGTGTACGAGTCCCTGGAGGTGGGCGCGGACGAGGCCGTGGTGACCGTGCTCAACGCGGGCGCCCGGTACGGCCGCGAGGTCGTCCAGGTGTACGCGGGGCCCACCGTGCCCGACCCGCAGCGCCCCCGGCGCTGGCTGGCCGGGTTCGCCCCGGTGGCCGCCCACCCGGGCGAGCGGGTCACGGTGCGTATCCCGCTGCCCGAACGCACCTGGCAGGTGTGGGACTCCGGCTGGCGCACCGTGTTCGGGGCGTACGACGTCACCGCCGCGCACGCACTGGACGATCCCCGGCTGACCGCCACCCTTACGCTCGTACCGGCGGCGTCCGGCATCTGA
- a CDS encoding HIT domain-containing protein gives MDTDCLFCRIVAGEIPATVVHETDTTLAFRDIEPKAPVHVLVIPKDHHPDIAALALADPGVAADVLAAAAAVAETEGLRTDGFRLIVNNGRHAGQEVAHVHAHVLGGAPLGPMVSR, from the coding sequence GTGGACACCGACTGCCTGTTCTGCCGCATCGTCGCGGGCGAGATCCCCGCGACGGTCGTGCACGAGACCGACACCACGCTCGCGTTCCGCGACATCGAGCCCAAGGCCCCCGTACACGTGCTGGTGATCCCCAAGGACCACCACCCCGACATCGCGGCGCTCGCCCTGGCCGACCCGGGGGTCGCGGCCGACGTGCTGGCCGCGGCCGCGGCCGTCGCCGAAACCGAAGGGCTGCGTACGGACGGCTTCCGGCTGATCGTCAACAACGGCAGGCACGCCGGGCAGGAGGTCGCGCACGTACACGCCCACGTGCTCGGCGGCGCACCCCTCGGCCCGATGGTGTCGCGGTGA